A single region of the Bacillus cereus genome encodes:
- a CDS encoding ClpXP adapter SpxH family protein: MDKQEAKHMNMPSPSTCEHKSVEAYLFIDPLCKDCWDIEPFIIKLWLEYGKYFSIRHIVTGKVDGANASSHKWNKPANIRFVWEKTTSLQGFSCDGKVHMQEASSTPYLVSMAIKAAELQGRKAGSKFLRKLQEYILLKNVSNPDGELLLTCAKDSGIDVEEFKKDLHSVSAKKAFQCDLKFTNEMHITEIPSLLFFHANSDEEGIKIAGIYSYDVYVQLLKELVKCEIEPEPLPPLEVLLEATQFISSKEISFIYDCPQQEIERELKKLQLKRKVQMIEVKCERYWKWIAKEKDLV; this comes from the coding sequence ATGGATAAGCAGGAAGCAAAGCATATGAATATGCCTTCTCCTTCCACATGCGAGCATAAGTCTGTAGAAGCATATTTATTTATTGATCCACTTTGTAAAGATTGCTGGGATATCGAGCCATTTATTATTAAACTATGGCTTGAATATGGGAAATACTTCTCTATTCGTCATATAGTAACTGGAAAAGTGGACGGGGCAAACGCTTCCTCACACAAATGGAATAAACCTGCTAATATTCGATTTGTGTGGGAAAAGACAACAAGTTTACAAGGTTTTTCATGTGATGGAAAAGTACATATGCAAGAGGCATCGTCAACGCCGTATCTAGTTTCGATGGCAATTAAAGCGGCGGAGTTGCAAGGCCGAAAAGCAGGTTCGAAGTTTTTGCGAAAACTCCAGGAATACATTCTTCTTAAAAATGTATCAAATCCAGATGGTGAACTATTGCTTACATGTGCAAAAGATAGCGGCATTGATGTAGAGGAATTTAAAAAAGACCTACACTCAGTTAGCGCAAAAAAAGCTTTCCAATGCGACCTGAAATTCACAAATGAGATGCATATTACAGAAATACCTTCCCTCCTATTTTTCCATGCAAATTCAGATGAGGAAGGTATTAAAATTGCAGGAATTTATTCCTATGATGTATACGTACAGTTATTAAAAGAACTTGTAAAATGCGAGATTGAGCCAGAGCCATTACCTCCTTTAGAGGTATTACTAGAAGCAACACAATTTATTTCTTCAAAGGAAATCTCATTCATATATGACTGCCCGCAGCAAGAAATAGAGCGCGAACTAAAAAAATTACAACTAAAACGAAAAGTACAAATGATTGAAGTGAAGTGCGAGCGTTATTGGAAATGGATAGCAAAAGAAAAAGACCTGGTGTAA
- a CDS encoding glycosyltransferase family 2 protein: MNNKKNLPLVSILIPTFNRPHYFKIALESALAQTYSNIEIIVGDDSTNDATEILMERHYLPNYKNLTYIRNSATLGQFNNSLMLLEQSNGEYINFLMDDDIFYSNKIEKMMFYFQQDLDRNLALITSYRTWINDNGDIIEQHSSMKKLCDEDTLLNGTDFGNRMLIKGQNIIGEPTIVLFRKHLLTEPFGTLNGRKYGCSVDMASWISLLSKGDAMYITEPLSSFRLHTGQQVHHKFLEGCEDFSQLVVTSKKYGFLQDAQYYKKGLIRAYGWYKNAVKFYNLFPNLIPDINTHARLSYCLNIITKELRAK; this comes from the coding sequence ATGAATAACAAAAAAAATCTGCCTCTCGTTTCCATCCTTATTCCCACCTTTAATCGACCACATTATTTTAAAATTGCTCTAGAAAGTGCATTAGCACAAACTTATTCGAATATTGAAATCATTGTAGGAGATGATAGTACAAATGATGCAACAGAAATTTTAATGGAGAGACATTATTTACCTAATTATAAAAACCTAACGTACATTCGAAATTCCGCTACTCTAGGACAATTTAATAACTCACTTATGCTCTTAGAACAGTCCAATGGAGAGTACATCAATTTCTTAATGGACGATGATATATTTTATAGTAATAAAATCGAAAAAATGATGTTCTATTTCCAACAAGACTTAGATCGGAACCTCGCACTTATCACATCCTATCGCACTTGGATTAATGATAATGGAGATATAATTGAACAACATTCCTCCATGAAAAAATTATGCGATGAAGATACTCTACTAAATGGGACAGATTTTGGAAACCGTATGCTTATAAAGGGACAAAATATTATCGGTGAACCTACAATTGTACTCTTTCGAAAACACCTATTAACAGAACCTTTCGGCACTTTAAATGGTAGAAAATATGGTTGTAGTGTTGATATGGCCTCTTGGATAAGTTTACTTTCAAAAGGTGATGCGATGTATATCACTGAGCCTTTAAGTTCATTCCGCCTTCATACTGGACAGCAAGTACATCACAAATTCCTTGAAGGCTGTGAAGATTTTTCACAGCTCGTTGTAACCTCGAAAAAGTATGGTTTCTTACAAGACGCCCAATATTATAAAAAGGGTTTGATAAGAGCTTACGGATGGTATAAAAATGCGGTCAAATTTTACAATCTATTTCCAAACCTCATTCCAGATATAAATACACATGCACGTCTTTCCTATTGTTTAAATATAATTACAAAAGAACTCCGTGCAAAATAG
- a CDS encoding CYTH domain-containing protein: MTQEIEIEFKNMVTEEEFQRLCKSFSIKAFTKQVNHYFETTQFSLKNTGSALRIRHKDGTYTFTLKQPAEIGLLETHQSITEKEAKLMMETNAIIQGTVMDQLQKLQIPVSSLTYMGSLTTERAETLFEGGTLVFDHSFYYNHDDYEIEYEVQDEEAGKASFMSLLKQHNVPVRHTNNKVKRFFLAKQNKER, translated from the coding sequence ATGACACAAGAAATTGAAATTGAATTTAAAAACATGGTTACAGAGGAAGAATTCCAAAGGTTATGCAAGTCTTTTTCTATTAAAGCATTTACAAAACAAGTAAATCATTACTTTGAAACAACTCAATTTTCTTTAAAAAATACAGGCTCTGCACTTCGTATTCGTCATAAAGATGGAACTTATACATTCACATTAAAACAACCTGCTGAAATTGGTTTATTAGAAACTCATCAATCTATAACAGAAAAAGAAGCAAAACTTATGATGGAAACAAACGCAATCATTCAAGGAACTGTAATGGATCAACTTCAGAAACTACAAATTCCAGTTTCCTCTTTAACTTATATGGGAAGTTTAACAACAGAAAGAGCTGAAACATTGTTTGAAGGTGGAACACTTGTCTTTGATCATAGTTTCTATTACAATCACGATGATTATGAAATCGAATACGAAGTACAAGATGAGGAAGCTGGTAAAGCCTCATTTATGAGTTTATTAAAGCAACATAACGTACCAGTTCGTCATACAAATAACAAAGTAAAACGCTTTTTCCTTGCCAAACAAAACAAAGAGCGCTAA
- a CDS encoding BclA C-terminal domain-containing protein, whose translation MSNNNYSDGLNPDESLSASAFDPNLVGPTLPPIPPFTLPTGPTGATGATGPTGPTGPTGPTGPTGPTGPTGPTGPTGPTGPAGTGGTGGATGPTGPTGPTGPTGPTGPTGATGSAGATGPTGATGSTGATGPTGATGPTGPTGPSGLGLPAGLYAFNSAAISISLGFNDPVPFNTVGAQFGTAISQLDADTFLITETGFYKITVIAYTALASVLGGLAIQVNGVDIPGTGTSLISLGAPIVIQAITQITVIPSMVEAIVTGLGLSLALGTSASIIIEKIA comes from the coding sequence ATGTCAAATAATAATTATTCAGATGGCTTAAATCCCGATGAATCATTATCCGCTAGTGCATTTGATCCTAATCTTGTAGGACCGACTTTACCGCCAATACCGCCGTTTACCCTTCCTACAGGGCCGACTGGTGCCACTGGTGCCACTGGACCGACTGGGCCGACTGGACCGACCGGACCGACTGGGCCGACTGGACCGACCGGACCGACTGGGCCGACTGGACCGACCGGACCGACTGGGCCAGCTGGTACAGGTGGTACAGGTGGTGCCACTGGGCCGACTGGGCCGACTGGGCCGACTGGACCGACTGGACCGACCGGACCGACTGGTGCCACTGGATCAGCTGGTGCGACTGGGCCGACTGGTGCCACTGGATCAACTGGTGCCACTGGACCGACTGGTGCCACTGGACCAACCGGGCCGACTGGACCATCTGGATTAGGACTTCCGGCAGGATTGTACGCATTTAACTCTGCTGCAATTAGCATATCTCTTGGATTTAATGACCCAGTACCATTTAACACTGTTGGAGCTCAGTTTGGTACAGCAATTTCTCAATTAGATGCTGATACTTTCCTCATAACTGAAACTGGATTTTATAAAATTACTGTTATCGCATATACTGCATTAGCAAGTGTATTAGGTGGTCTTGCAATTCAAGTGAATGGTGTTGATATCCCTGGCACTGGAACAAGTTTAATCTCACTTGGAGCACCTATCGTTATCCAAGCAATTACACAAATTACAGTAATTCCATCAATGGTTGAAGCGATTGTTACAGGGCTTGGATTATCGTTAGCTCTTGGTACGAGTGCATCCATTATTATTGAAAAAATCGCTTAA
- a CDS encoding RluA family pseudouridine synthase → MNRFTLKWDIQLADEGTLVREFLKTKGISKAALTDIKFHGGAIEVNGQHASVRYKLQAGEELQVFFPFEERSEGMEAEDIPLNIVYEDDAVLVVNKEAYMSTIPSREHPSGSVANALLYHYDKQNLASTVHIVTRLDRDTSGLMLIAKNRFVHNLLSKQHQQKGVKRTYEALVHGMILEEIGTIDAPIGRKADSIIERTVCEDGQRAVTHFRVMESSSNETHVALELETGRTHQIRVHMAHIGHPLLGDDLYGGRRDVMKRQALHSTSLTFYHPILEKEMTFTLCIPDDMQSALHNN, encoded by the coding sequence TTGAACAGGTTTACATTGAAATGGGATATACAGCTTGCGGATGAGGGGACTTTAGTTAGAGAGTTTTTGAAAACGAAAGGAATTTCGAAGGCTGCTTTAACCGATATAAAGTTTCACGGTGGAGCTATTGAAGTAAACGGTCAACATGCGAGTGTTCGCTACAAGTTACAAGCCGGTGAAGAGTTACAAGTCTTCTTTCCGTTTGAGGAAAGAAGTGAAGGGATGGAAGCAGAAGATATTCCTTTAAATATTGTATATGAAGATGATGCAGTGCTTGTTGTAAATAAAGAAGCATATATGTCGACAATTCCGTCTAGGGAGCATCCGTCAGGAAGTGTTGCAAATGCTCTGTTATATCATTATGATAAACAGAACCTTGCAAGTACAGTGCACATTGTAACGAGACTCGATCGTGATACTTCAGGACTTATGTTAATTGCAAAAAATCGATTCGTTCACAACCTTTTATCAAAGCAGCATCAACAAAAAGGAGTGAAACGAACGTATGAGGCGCTCGTTCATGGAATGATCCTAGAAGAGATAGGGACGATTGATGCACCAATCGGACGAAAAGCGGATAGTATTATTGAGCGAACTGTCTGTGAAGATGGTCAAAGAGCTGTTACTCATTTTAGAGTGATGGAAAGTTCTTCTAATGAGACGCATGTAGCACTTGAACTTGAAACAGGAAGAACGCATCAAATTCGTGTACATATGGCGCATATAGGACATCCGCTACTTGGGGATGATTTATACGGCGGTCGAAGAGATGTGATGAAACGCCAAGCGCTTCATAGTACGTCTTTGACGTTTTATCACCCTATTTTAGAAAAGGAAATGACTTTTACCTTATGTATCCCAGATGACATGCAATCCGCTTTACATAACAATTAA
- a CDS encoding class I SAM-dependent methyltransferase, producing the protein MNENEKKITLLPPPKLVQYVGGDFEKVGNEFIQYFIQIGNLKSNETVLDIGCGIGRMAVPLMNYLSDDGAYYGFDLFNEGITWCKNNISTIRNNFHFEHVDIYNQFYNPEGKEDASQYKFPYEDESFDFIFLTSVFTHLLPKELEHYVSEITRVLKKDGRCFITFFLINPESSYYLNRGLSALNFHHQIDNCYVLNKDIPNFAVAYPENDIRVLLNKYGLEIMNPPHYGSWCNRTEYTSYQDIILTQKIPER; encoded by the coding sequence ATGAACGAAAATGAAAAAAAAATCACATTACTCCCACCTCCAAAACTCGTTCAATATGTAGGTGGTGACTTCGAAAAAGTTGGAAACGAATTCATACAGTATTTTATTCAAATTGGCAATTTGAAATCAAATGAAACAGTGTTAGATATAGGTTGCGGTATCGGCCGAATGGCGGTTCCATTAATGAATTATTTAAGTGATGATGGAGCTTATTATGGATTTGACTTATTTAACGAGGGTATTACATGGTGCAAAAATAACATTTCAACAATCCGTAACAACTTCCATTTTGAACATGTCGACATATATAATCAGTTCTACAATCCAGAAGGAAAAGAAGATGCTTCCCAATACAAGTTTCCATATGAAGACGAGTCATTCGATTTTATTTTTTTAACGTCCGTATTCACACACCTCCTTCCGAAAGAATTAGAACATTATGTATCTGAGATTACACGAGTTCTGAAAAAAGACGGGAGATGTTTTATTACTTTCTTTTTAATTAATCCTGAATCATCCTATTACTTAAATAGAGGACTAAGTGCATTAAATTTTCATCATCAAATTGACAATTGTTATGTTCTGAATAAAGATATTCCTAATTTCGCAGTTGCCTATCCTGAGAACGATATTCGCGTTCTATTAAATAAGTATGGGCTAGAAATAATGAATCCCCCCCATTATGGTTCATGGTGTAACAGAACTGAGTACACAAGTTATCAAGATATTATTCTTACACAAAAAATTCCTGAAAGGTAG
- the prpE gene encoding bis(5'-nucleosyl)-tetraphosphatase PrpE codes for MKYDIIGDIHGCFQEFQNLTTKLGYNWNSGLPIHPDQRQLAFVGDITDRGPHSLRMIEIVWELVINKKEAYYAPGNHCNKLYRFFLGGNVTIAHGLETTVAEYEALSSHKQNIIKEKFITLYEQSPLYHILDEKRVIVCHAGIRQDYIGRQDKKVQTFVLYGDITGEKHADGSPVRRDWAQEYNGETWIIYGHTPVKEPRFVNHTVNIDTGAVFGGKLTGLRFPEMETVSVPSSLPFVAEKFRPIS; via the coding sequence ATGAAATATGACATTATAGGGGATATTCATGGGTGCTTCCAAGAGTTTCAAAATTTAACGACGAAACTTGGATACAACTGGAACAGTGGCCTACCCATTCACCCTGACCAACGTCAGCTTGCATTCGTTGGTGATATTACAGATCGCGGTCCTCACTCATTACGTATGATTGAAATTGTATGGGAACTTGTCATAAATAAAAAAGAAGCTTATTACGCTCCTGGAAATCACTGCAATAAACTATACCGATTTTTCCTTGGGGGTAATGTAACAATCGCTCACGGACTCGAAACAACTGTCGCTGAATATGAAGCGCTATCTTCTCATAAGCAAAACATTATAAAAGAAAAGTTCATCACCCTTTATGAGCAATCCCCTTTATATCACATACTAGATGAAAAAAGAGTAATCGTATGTCACGCTGGGATTCGGCAAGATTACATAGGAAGACAAGATAAAAAAGTACAAACCTTTGTATTATATGGCGATATTACAGGAGAAAAGCATGCTGACGGCTCACCTGTCCGTCGCGACTGGGCGCAAGAATATAACGGGGAAACTTGGATTATATATGGACATACTCCAGTAAAAGAACCTCGCTTTGTAAATCACACAGTCAATATCGATACTGGTGCTGTATTTGGTGGAAAGCTAACCGGACTACGTTTTCCTGAAATGGAGACCGTTTCCGTCCCTTCCTCCCTGCCTTTTGTCGCTGAGAAATTCCGCCCAATTTCATAA
- a CDS encoding peptidase G2 autoproteolytic cleavage domain-containing protein yields MKKKSSKQKRKFPPFYLPMYGINNWCSIRAAALEELEKQESSKKSKARTKYVSLENAVMSRIIDNRKTKMQQKNKPLSNHSEQVLHSEQTEQNTEENIPVAINKKVEPEIPATIINQVKKIKEALAPSNDIQTEKTIVIQTPTPENTKVKKGSRYAHAEGLHSNAEGTASHAEGLLTHAKGSFSHAEGSKTKATGHSSHSEGSETTAGGSYSHAEGKHTIALGEAAHAEGTATIANGFSSHAEGMHTSTAHFAGSHIMGRFGTAEESYSWFIANGTNDTDHNIGAKWLAHNGEMYIDGASYNASGTDFAQMFETADHSSIDVGHFVTFSSEEKIRKATSNDLFILGISSATPALIGNSGALSWQKRYKTDSFGKRQYAHTDTQDTQPLLNTEWDPACKYISRRDRTEWLPVGLIGQMLVRDDGTCETHGYCLPNDDGIATKAESGFFVIKRTGENQILILFR; encoded by the coding sequence ATGAAGAAAAAATCTTCTAAACAAAAAAGAAAATTCCCGCCTTTCTATCTGCCTATGTACGGAATTAACAATTGGTGTAGCATTCGAGCTGCAGCTTTAGAAGAACTAGAAAAACAAGAATCATCAAAAAAAAGTAAAGCAAGAACAAAATATGTCTCTTTAGAAAATGCTGTAATGAGCCGCATAATCGATAATAGAAAAACAAAGATGCAACAAAAAAATAAACCTCTCTCTAATCATAGTGAACAGGTATTACATTCTGAGCAAACAGAGCAAAATACAGAAGAAAACATCCCTGTAGCAATAAATAAAAAAGTGGAACCAGAAATTCCAGCTACTATTATAAATCAAGTAAAAAAAATAAAAGAAGCATTAGCCCCATCAAATGATATACAAACAGAAAAAACTATTGTAATTCAGACCCCTACACCCGAAAATACAAAAGTTAAAAAAGGGAGCCGGTATGCACATGCAGAGGGGCTTCATTCTAATGCAGAAGGTACAGCTTCACATGCAGAAGGGCTTCTTACACATGCAAAAGGTTCTTTCTCTCATGCAGAAGGATCAAAAACAAAAGCAACTGGACATAGTTCGCATAGTGAAGGAAGTGAAACGACAGCAGGCGGCTCTTATTCTCATGCGGAAGGAAAACATACAATTGCTTTAGGCGAAGCAGCACATGCAGAAGGAACCGCGACTATCGCTAACGGATTCTCTTCTCATGCGGAAGGTATGCATACATCAACAGCTCATTTTGCAGGCAGCCATATTATGGGGCGCTTCGGCACGGCAGAAGAATCTTATTCTTGGTTTATTGCAAATGGTACAAATGACACCGACCATAATATCGGTGCAAAATGGCTTGCTCACAACGGAGAAATGTATATCGATGGTGCTTCTTACAATGCAAGTGGAACGGATTTTGCACAAATGTTTGAGACAGCAGATCATAGTTCTATTGATGTCGGTCATTTCGTTACATTTAGTAGCGAAGAAAAAATTCGAAAAGCTACTTCAAATGATTTATTCATATTAGGAATATCTAGTGCTACTCCTGCTCTCATAGGAAATAGCGGTGCTTTAAGTTGGCAAAAACGCTATAAAACAGATAGCTTTGGAAAGCGTCAATATGCGCATACGGACACGCAAGACACACAACCTCTTTTAAATACAGAATGGGATCCAGCTTGTAAATATATATCAAGAAGAGACCGTACTGAGTGGCTTCCTGTCGGATTAATTGGACAAATGTTAGTACGTGATGACGGTACTTGCGAAACACACGGATACTGTCTTCCAAATGATGACGGCATTGCTACAAAAGCTGAAAGTGGCTTTTTCGTTATTAAACGTACTGGTGAAAATCAAATTTTAATATTATTCCGCTAA
- a CDS encoding FtsW/RodA/SpoVE family cell cycle protein yields the protein MKPNSQYQIDYVLLFILFAIGTVSCFAIASAQASLPPFLQNVNFVLKQIQWYFIGFIAIGVIMIIDFDRYQKIAWYLYSFAMVLLIGLELQVPGALTIKGATAWYRLPGIGNFQPSEIMKLFLIIVIGRIIANHNEKYFFRTIQGDFLLLGKIFAASLPPLLLIAKEPDLGNTMVISAMLAAMILVSGIRWRFIFGLVSGIITAGSTLIYIFFSHTEFFKAHILKEYQLNRFYGWLAPYKYDAQGYQLRQAFLAAGSGEMQGKGWENGQVYFPEPHTDFIFTNVAEQFGFLGASVIISLFFLLIFRMIHIALESNDPFGSYICAGTIGMFTFQVFQNIGMTIGLLPITGITLPLMSYGGSSLLTYMIAIGFILNVRSRTKIFMFK from the coding sequence TTGAAACCAAATTCTCAATATCAAATAGACTACGTATTGCTATTCATCTTATTTGCCATTGGGACTGTTAGTTGCTTTGCTATTGCAAGTGCGCAAGCCTCTTTACCACCATTTTTACAAAACGTAAATTTTGTACTAAAGCAAATTCAATGGTATTTCATTGGATTTATTGCTATTGGCGTTATTATGATTATCGATTTCGATCGTTATCAAAAAATTGCTTGGTATTTATATAGCTTTGCAATGGTATTACTTATTGGGCTAGAACTTCAAGTACCAGGTGCCCTTACAATTAAAGGCGCTACCGCTTGGTACAGGCTTCCAGGCATCGGAAATTTCCAGCCTTCTGAAATTATGAAATTATTTTTAATTATCGTCATTGGACGAATTATAGCAAATCACAATGAGAAATATTTTTTCAGAACAATACAGGGCGATTTTTTATTACTCGGAAAGATATTCGCAGCAAGTTTGCCACCACTACTCCTTATTGCAAAGGAACCGGATTTAGGGAATACGATGGTAATTTCAGCTATGCTCGCAGCAATGATACTAGTTTCCGGTATACGATGGCGTTTTATTTTCGGATTAGTCTCCGGCATTATCACAGCGGGTTCTACATTAATATATATATTTTTTTCTCATACAGAGTTCTTTAAAGCACACATTTTAAAAGAATATCAATTAAATCGCTTCTACGGCTGGTTAGCACCATACAAATATGATGCGCAAGGCTATCAACTAAGACAAGCATTCTTAGCTGCTGGATCAGGGGAAATGCAAGGAAAGGGTTGGGAAAATGGACAAGTATATTTTCCAGAACCACATACAGATTTTATTTTCACTAATGTCGCTGAACAATTTGGTTTTTTAGGTGCAAGTGTCATTATTTCACTTTTTTTCTTACTCATTTTCCGAATGATTCATATCGCTTTAGAAAGTAATGATCCTTTCGGTAGTTATATTTGTGCTGGTACAATCGGAATGTTTACTTTTCAAGTATTCCAAAATATCGGGATGACAATCGGATTACTTCCTATTACAGGGATAACATTACCCCTTATGAGCTATGGAGGAAGTTCGCTGCTTACATACATGATTGCGATTGGATTTATTTTAAATGTTCGCTCAAGAACAAAAATCTTTATGTTTAAATAA
- a CDS encoding TylF/MycF family methyltransferase yields the protein MENKSAIQLYLELLKKTILFEIWLEYEPYLPATLHISKELSYEPVTVPLPLFLKQYAENHNLKIVDPNISKSERQGGKDWPRAAHSMIGRKRMNQLHEAMETVVRENIEGDFIETGVWRGGSCIFMNGFLQANNIKNRTVWVADSFEGLPEPNLEQYPKDYGDYLHTFDYLRVSLEKVQENFRKYDLLNDQVQFLKGWFKDTLPSAPVEKIAIARLDGDMYESTMDSLVNLYDKVSTGGYIIIDDYGLITCAEAVTDFRNQRNLKAPITKIDDFGIYWRKE from the coding sequence ATGGAAAATAAATCTGCTATTCAGCTTTATCTTGAGTTATTAAAGAAAACAATTTTGTTTGAAATATGGTTAGAGTATGAACCATATTTACCTGCTACGTTACATATATCTAAAGAATTATCATATGAACCAGTTACAGTTCCACTCCCTTTATTTCTTAAGCAGTACGCAGAAAATCATAATTTAAAAATCGTTGATCCTAACATTTCAAAAAGTGAACGTCAAGGTGGCAAAGATTGGCCAAGAGCAGCACATAGTATGATCGGGCGAAAACGTATGAATCAATTACATGAGGCTATGGAAACTGTTGTCCGTGAAAATATAGAAGGTGACTTTATTGAAACTGGTGTATGGCGCGGGGGATCATGCATCTTTATGAATGGTTTTTTACAAGCAAACAACATCAAAAATCGTACTGTTTGGGTTGCTGATTCGTTTGAAGGTCTGCCAGAACCTAATTTAGAACAGTATCCAAAAGATTACGGTGATTATTTACACACATTTGATTACTTACGTGTTTCTTTAGAAAAAGTGCAAGAAAACTTTAGAAAATACGATTTATTAAATGATCAGGTGCAATTTTTAAAGGGATGGTTTAAAGATACATTACCTTCAGCACCGGTAGAAAAAATTGCAATTGCCCGCCTTGATGGTGATATGTATGAATCAACGATGGATAGTCTTGTAAACTTATACGATAAAGTTTCAACAGGTGGATATATCATTATTGATGATTACGGATTAATAACATGCGCAGAAGCTGTAACAGATTTCAGAAATCAAAGAAACTTAAAAGCTCCTATTACTAAAATTGATGATTTCGGTATTTATTGGCGAAAAGAATAG
- a CDS encoding NAD kinase, whose amino-acid sequence MKFTIMSKGDQSSDTLASTMKEYLLDFGFTMDEKEPDIVISVGGDGTLLYAFHRYYNRLDETAFVGVHTGHLGFYADWLPTEVEKLVIAIAKTPFQVVEYPLLEVIIRYVNGSKESQYLAMNEATVKSAEGTLVTEVEIRGEYFETFRGDGLCISTPSGSTAYNKALGGAIIHPSIEAIQIAEMASINNRVFRTVGSPLVLPKHHTCVLKPAAGMNLQITVDHLTMVHQDVKSIQYRVANEKVRFVRFRPFPFWKRVRDSFVADK is encoded by the coding sequence ATGAAATTTACAATTATGTCAAAGGGAGATCAATCATCAGATACACTAGCAAGTACGATGAAAGAATACTTGTTAGATTTTGGTTTTACGATGGATGAAAAGGAACCTGATATTGTAATTTCTGTTGGGGGAGATGGAACGCTTTTATATGCGTTTCATCGTTACTATAATCGATTAGATGAAACCGCATTTGTTGGTGTACATACAGGGCATTTAGGTTTCTATGCAGATTGGTTACCGACGGAAGTAGAGAAGTTAGTAATTGCGATTGCTAAAACACCGTTCCAAGTAGTTGAATACCCACTTTTAGAGGTGATTATTCGCTATGTGAATGGTAGTAAAGAGTCGCAGTATTTGGCGATGAATGAAGCGACTGTAAAAAGTGCAGAAGGAACATTAGTAACAGAAGTGGAAATACGCGGAGAGTATTTTGAAACGTTCCGCGGAGATGGTCTTTGTATTTCTACTCCTTCAGGAAGTACTGCGTATAATAAGGCACTTGGCGGAGCGATTATTCACCCTTCTATTGAAGCGATTCAAATTGCAGAAATGGCATCAATTAACAATCGTGTATTTCGTACGGTAGGTTCGCCGCTCGTACTGCCGAAACATCATACATGCGTTTTAAAGCCGGCTGCAGGAATGAACTTGCAAATTACGGTGGATCATTTGACGATGGTTCATCAAGATGTGAAATCAATTCAGTATCGCGTTGCAAACGAGAAAGTACGATTTGTTCGTTTCCGTCCGTTCCCGTTCTGGAAACGTGTCCGTGACTCGTTTGTTGCAGATAAATAG
- a CDS encoding GTP pyrophosphokinase, which yields MNRNWEDFLAPYHQAVAELKVKLKGMRTQFAMLTEHSPIEFVTGRVKSVASIIDKAEKRNVPLDRLREDMQDIAGLRMMCQFVDEIKPVVEYLRKRNDFEIVEERDYVTQKKDSGYRSYHVVISYPVQTIQGEKKVLVEIQIRTLAMNFWATIEHSLNYKYSGRFPEDIKIRLQRAAEAAFLLDEEMSSIRLEIQEAQKIFSRKQETKDSES from the coding sequence ATGAATCGTAATTGGGAAGACTTTTTAGCGCCTTATCACCAAGCGGTGGCAGAGCTGAAAGTGAAACTAAAAGGAATGCGTACTCAATTTGCAATGTTAACGGAGCATTCTCCAATTGAGTTTGTAACAGGAAGGGTAAAGTCGGTTGCAAGTATTATTGATAAAGCGGAGAAGAGAAATGTGCCGTTAGACCGGCTTAGAGAAGATATGCAAGACATCGCAGGCCTTCGAATGATGTGTCAATTTGTTGATGAGATTAAGCCTGTTGTAGAATATCTTCGAAAACGAAATGATTTTGAAATTGTGGAAGAACGTGATTATGTAACGCAAAAGAAAGATAGCGGTTATCGCTCTTACCACGTTGTCATTAGTTATCCTGTTCAAACGATACAGGGAGAGAAAAAAGTATTGGTTGAAATTCAAATACGTACGTTAGCAATGAATTTTTGGGCAACGATTGAGCATTCTTTAAATTACAAATATAGTGGACGTTTTCCTGAAGATATTAAAATACGCTTACAACGTGCAGCGGAAGCGGCATTTTTATTAGATGAAGAAATGTCTTCCATTCGTCTTGAAATTCAAGAAGCGCAAAAGATTTTTTCACGAAAGCAGGAAACGAAAGATTCTGAATCATAA